One part of the Dyadobacter sp. 676 genome encodes these proteins:
- a CDS encoding sigma-70 family RNA polymerase sigma factor produces MTFQDSSKRYLDSDRLFYEELLRENRDAYSFLYFQTYRQCIPYVLKRGADQQQAEDLLQECLAIFLVKVRDGSFVYQESTRITSYFFRIYINQWKKSLEQANRRNEVRLESRLAAEDDGEESYKDGSATGTFKITGFDDDGNAFETALPEAVLQAYDSDERHWIFRKLDRAFQLLADDCRKVLRWFYVDGWSLREIAGELGMTEASAMVKRFKCAKYLREKFHLQ; encoded by the coding sequence ATGACATTCCAAGATTCCAGCAAACGCTACCTTGATTCCGACCGGTTGTTTTATGAAGAATTGCTTCGGGAAAATCGCGATGCATATTCTTTCCTGTATTTTCAAACCTACCGGCAATGCATTCCCTATGTTTTAAAAAGGGGCGCCGACCAACAGCAGGCGGAAGACCTTTTGCAGGAATGCCTGGCCATTTTTCTGGTTAAAGTGCGTGACGGAAGCTTCGTGTATCAGGAAAGTACGCGCATTACCAGCTATTTTTTTCGCATTTACATTAATCAATGGAAAAAAAGCCTCGAACAGGCCAACCGCCGTAATGAAGTACGGTTGGAAAGCCGGCTTGCGGCAGAAGACGACGGTGAAGAATCGTATAAAGACGGAAGTGCCACCGGCACTTTTAAAATTACGGGCTTTGACGACGACGGCAACGCATTTGAAACGGCCCTGCCGGAGGCCGTTCTGCAAGCCTATGACAGCGACGAACGCCACTGGATTTTCCGGAAGCTGGACCGCGCTTTTCAACTGCTGGCTGACGATTGCCGGAAAGTGCTGCGATGGTTTTACGTCGACGGCTGGTCGCTGCGGGAGATCGCGGGCGAACTTGGCATGACCGAGGCTTCGGCGATGGTGAAGCGGTTCAAATGCGCGAAGTACCTGAGGGAAAAATTTCATTTGCAGTGA
- a CDS encoding PKD domain-containing protein, producing the protein MKKAFTYFLLISVAVACHVDIPQKPLSLFRFTPENGCKAPCTVTFTSQSENAASLLWDFGDETELVSGDSVTHEFLSEKIYQVKLIVRGIDGGSSGNTQAVKVDRADPKETFGISGDNNFPTDIVSDANGNIYISGTGKGTIQFGTGKVYHSVGGSDDFFVAKFNSSGQCQWVYMDGSTGDDHANALALGNNNDVYVTGFISGSVNKSDVVPKGKIDGFVARLNGLTGAPPMV; encoded by the coding sequence ATGAAGAAGGCTTTTACATATTTTCTGCTGATATCGGTGGCTGTTGCCTGCCATGTGGATATACCGCAAAAACCGCTTTCACTGTTCAGATTTACACCTGAAAACGGATGCAAGGCTCCGTGTACCGTGACATTTACGAGCCAGTCGGAGAATGCTGCGAGCCTACTTTGGGATTTCGGCGATGAAACTGAACTCGTAAGCGGCGACTCAGTGACACATGAGTTTTTGTCGGAGAAAATTTACCAGGTAAAATTAATCGTGAGAGGTATCGATGGCGGCAGTAGCGGCAATACACAAGCTGTAAAAGTCGACCGAGCTGATCCTAAGGAAACATTCGGCATATCGGGCGATAATAACTTCCCAACGGACATTGTTTCCGACGCTAATGGCAATATCTACATTTCAGGAACTGGCAAAGGCACAATACAATTTGGAACCGGCAAGGTATATCACTCGGTAGGCGGCTCGGACGACTTTTTTGTTGCCAAGTTCAATAGTTCGGGCCAATGTCAATGGGTATACATGGACGGCAGCACAGGGGACGATCACGCTAACGCATTGGCGCTAGGCAATAATAACGATGTGTATGTGACCGGTTTCATTAGTGGCTCGGTTAATAAATCGGATGTTGTTCCAAAAGGCAAGATAGATGGATTTGTCGCAAGACTTAATGGCCTAACCGGTGCCCCCCCAATGGTTTAA
- a CDS encoding YciI family protein — MKEFALIFRLNNQTDFKPTPEQMQERMNWLAGIAAQNKLADKGNTLSVESAKTVYADNVVTDGPFTEIKEFISGYVIVRTGTIEEAIELAKANPIFKIGGNIEVREVLQRK, encoded by the coding sequence ATGAAAGAATTCGCATTAATCTTCCGGCTCAACAACCAGACCGACTTCAAACCCACGCCTGAGCAAATGCAGGAGCGTATGAACTGGCTCGCGGGTATCGCCGCACAGAACAAACTCGCCGATAAAGGCAATACGCTGTCCGTCGAAAGCGCGAAAACGGTTTATGCCGACAATGTGGTTACCGATGGCCCATTCACTGAAATCAAGGAGTTTATCAGTGGTTATGTGATCGTCAGGACCGGGACGATCGAGGAGGCCATAGAGCTCGCAAAGGCCAATCCGATATTCAAAATCGGCGGGAATATCGAAGTCCGCGAGGTTTTGCAGCGCAAATGA
- a CDS encoding sigma-70 family RNA polymerase sigma factor has translation MVERTEIMSDLFRREYTKMTAVLCRHFGLKHIEIAEDIVSETFLKATETWKTQDIPENPVAWLYAVARNKTKDYLKHAQVFENQVSPALSRGNNPIEPDFDFTDETITDSQLAMIFAVCNPANPPESQISLALQILCGFSVAEIADAFLAKPETVKKRLLRARANLRNDQFRISPLHPDDVQARLDVVLRTLYLLFNEGYFSKSGNMVIRKDLCAEAMRLALMLAENPLTNTRHVEALLALMCYQSSRFDARLDHDGETVLFEAQDRGLWNSELIDRGNYYLINACSGNTVSKYHIEAGIAYWHTTLSPAKWEHILHLYNQLIIIEYSEMTALNRTFAWARVHGNEAGLAEARKLGLDGNAYYHALVAYLYVPLSRELAGKHYRRAIDLSKSPGEKQTLSREYARLLVSNA, from the coding sequence ATGGTGGAAAGAACTGAAATAATGTCAGACCTTTTCAGGAGGGAGTATACCAAAATGACGGCGGTATTGTGCCGTCATTTTGGATTAAAACACATTGAAATCGCCGAAGATATCGTCAGCGAAACGTTTCTGAAAGCCACCGAAACCTGGAAAACACAGGACATTCCCGAAAATCCGGTCGCATGGCTGTACGCCGTCGCCCGCAACAAAACCAAAGATTACCTCAAACACGCGCAGGTGTTCGAAAACCAGGTTTCCCCCGCCCTGTCGCGCGGGAACAACCCTATCGAGCCCGATTTCGACTTCACCGACGAAACCATTACCGACAGTCAGCTCGCTATGATATTCGCGGTTTGCAATCCCGCCAATCCGCCCGAAAGCCAGATCAGCCTTGCCTTGCAGATCCTGTGCGGTTTCAGTGTGGCCGAGATCGCCGATGCATTTCTCGCAAAACCGGAAACGGTCAAAAAGCGTCTGCTCCGGGCGCGGGCGAACCTGCGCAACGACCAGTTCCGGATCAGTCCGCTACACCCCGACGACGTACAGGCCCGTCTGGATGTGGTACTTCGCACGCTCTACCTGCTTTTCAATGAAGGCTATTTTTCGAAATCGGGCAATATGGTTATCCGCAAAGACCTTTGTGCGGAAGCGATGCGGCTCGCATTGATGCTGGCGGAAAATCCGTTGACCAACACCCGGCATGTGGAGGCATTGCTCGCGTTGATGTGTTACCAGAGTTCGCGGTTCGATGCCCGGCTGGACCATGACGGTGAGACTGTCCTTTTCGAAGCCCAGGACCGGGGTTTGTGGAACAGCGAGCTGATCGACAGGGGGAATTACTACCTGATTAATGCCTGCTCGGGCAATACGGTATCCAAATACCACATCGAAGCCGGCATTGCGTATTGGCACACTACCCTTTCCCCCGCCAAATGGGAGCACATCCTGCATTTATATAACCAGCTGATCATCATAGAATATTCCGAAATGACGGCGTTGAACCGCACATTCGCATGGGCCCGGGTGCACGGCAACGAAGCGGGGCTGGCCGAAGCCCGGAAGCTCGGCCTTGACGGCAATGCCTACTACCACGCCCTCGTCGCATACCTGTACGTACCCCTGTCGCGCGAGCTCGCCGGGAAGCATTACCGGCGGGCTATCGACCTGTCGAAGTCGCCCGGGGAGAAACAGACGCTGAGCCGGGAATATGCCCGGTTGCTGGTATCTAACGCATAA
- a CDS encoding alpha/beta hydrolase: MNTIISNGTPISYHIYGSGPATLLFVHGSFIDQTYWKEQVSFFKEKYKVVTMDLAGHGESGTNRDTWTLHGMADDVVIVIRELQLENVILVGHSLGANLILMAAAQYPGSVIGFIAIDNFKNLATPLPREYESQVAAIIESSKVAYADTNEHYARMVLLTPTTPRWITDKIVAAYRNSYEPMGRQTLPQFFEMDRIERECMPLLRVRMNLINVNYMPTNVAALEKHAVNGYALITLAGTCHYPMLESPKALNEALDEVIDSVLEVNVMR, from the coding sequence ATGAACACAATCATCAGCAATGGTACCCCGATTAGTTACCACATTTACGGAAGCGGCCCGGCGACGCTGCTTTTTGTCCATGGTTCTTTCATCGATCAAACCTACTGGAAGGAGCAGGTTTCCTTTTTTAAAGAGAAATACAAGGTCGTGACGATGGACCTGGCGGGTCACGGCGAATCCGGCACTAACCGTGATACCTGGACGCTGCACGGTATGGCCGACGACGTTGTGATCGTGATCAGGGAGTTGCAGCTCGAAAACGTGATCCTTGTCGGGCATTCCCTCGGCGCAAACCTGATTCTCATGGCGGCAGCGCAATATCCCGGCTCGGTAATCGGGTTCATTGCGATAGATAATTTTAAAAACCTAGCCACACCTCTTCCCCGGGAATATGAAAGTCAGGTAGCGGCAATCATCGAAAGCTCGAAAGTGGCTTATGCCGATACCAATGAGCATTATGCCCGCATGGTGCTGCTCACCCCGACTACGCCCCGGTGGATAACCGACAAGATTGTGGCTGCCTACCGTAATTCGTATGAGCCCATGGGCCGGCAAACGCTGCCGCAGTTCTTTGAAATGGACCGGATCGAGCGGGAATGCATGCCGTTGCTGAGGGTCAGAATGAATCTCATCAATGTCAATTATATGCCTACGAACGTCGCTGCGCTGGAAAAGCATGCGGTGAATGGTTATGCATTGATCACCCTGGCGGGCACTTGCCATTACCCGATGCTGGAATCACCAAAAGCGTTGAACGAGGCATTGGATGAGGTAATCGACAGCGTGCTGGAAGTTAACGTTATGCGTTAG
- a CDS encoding cytochrome c peroxidase — translation MLKFARNPNSFVYRHRRLLFSLFLIIVIPLIVCLIWWLTRPESTPVRRIKQTFLQDIITLDSAVSRLQTDIRAKRPAAIQESFKRARLAYKRLEFISAYYSPETTRALNGPNIPEVDDDLRVNEPQGFQVLEEMVFPEVATDAYPGMLHTANVIRSNVNRLRKISETNELTDSHIFDAMRLEVFRIVSMGITGFDSPVAFHSLPEVASALSGMRDQLARYPSGDGNNAKMAELDSAFDAAIAYIRKSSDFNAFDRLEFIKYYANPLSSGLLDAQKALGIPVFTEKRLLSASARTLTDSGAFDAGYFVNFEEQAMTAERIALGKMLFFSPVLSNNSGRTCATCHQPGKAFTDGEPRSFALGFNGMRVSRNAPTLLNASFQAAQFADSRVTFLEDQASDVIRNPEEMHGSLPDAVAALSRQPGSRKLFEEAYPDGVNESNLKNAIASYIRSLSSLDSRLDRHFRRSENLLTAQEKSGFNLFMGKAKCATCHFFPLFNGTVPPAYLETESEVLGTPATAEGKAVDPDLGKFMLTKREPHRYAFKTPTVRHVALTAPYMHNGVFRTLEEVVDFYDRGGGNGLGFNLENQTLPFDKLNLSDSEKKALIAFMKIL, via the coding sequence ATGCTGAAATTCGCGCGTAACCCCAATTCATTTGTCTACCGGCACCGGAGACTGCTTTTTTCGCTCTTCCTGATCATCGTAATTCCGCTGATCGTTTGCCTGATCTGGTGGCTGACCCGCCCGGAATCCACGCCTGTGAGGAGGATAAAACAGACCTTCTTGCAGGATATCATAACGCTCGACAGCGCCGTGAGCCGCCTGCAGACCGACATTCGCGCCAAACGGCCGGCAGCCATTCAGGAATCCTTCAAACGGGCCCGGCTGGCTTATAAGCGCCTGGAATTCATATCGGCCTATTATAGCCCCGAAACCACCCGTGCGCTGAACGGCCCCAACATTCCCGAAGTGGACGACGACCTGCGCGTAAACGAGCCGCAGGGGTTCCAGGTTTTGGAGGAAATGGTGTTTCCCGAGGTCGCTACGGATGCTTATCCCGGGATGCTGCACACAGCCAACGTCATTCGCTCGAATGTTAACCGGTTGCGAAAGATTTCCGAAACCAATGAGCTGACGGACAGCCATATATTTGATGCAATGCGGCTCGAAGTTTTCCGGATCGTTTCAATGGGAATTACGGGTTTCGACTCGCCGGTCGCTTTTCATTCCCTGCCCGAAGTAGCTTCGGCATTATCGGGTATGCGAGATCAGTTGGCCCGATATCCTTCCGGAGACGGGAATAATGCCAAGATGGCAGAACTGGATAGTGCATTCGACGCGGCGATCGCGTATATCCGCAAATCGTCGGATTTCAATGCGTTCGACCGGTTGGAATTCATTAAATACTACGCCAATCCGCTCAGCAGCGGATTGCTCGATGCGCAGAAGGCGCTTGGTATCCCCGTATTCACCGAGAAAAGATTGCTGTCGGCTTCCGCGCGCACGCTCACCGATTCGGGTGCGTTCGATGCCGGTTACTTTGTCAACTTCGAAGAGCAGGCTATGACCGCCGAGCGGATAGCTTTGGGTAAAATGCTGTTTTTCAGTCCGGTATTGTCTAATAATTCAGGACGCACGTGTGCCACCTGTCATCAGCCGGGGAAGGCCTTTACCGATGGCGAGCCCCGAAGCTTTGCGCTCGGGTTTAACGGTATGCGCGTCAGCCGGAATGCCCCTACATTGTTAAACGCGTCATTTCAGGCTGCGCAGTTTGCCGATTCGCGTGTCACATTCCTCGAAGACCAGGCCAGCGACGTGATCCGGAATCCCGAAGAAATGCACGGATCGCTGCCCGACGCTGTTGCGGCTCTTAGCAGGCAGCCGGGGTCACGTAAACTATTCGAAGAGGCTTATCCTGACGGCGTTAACGAAAGCAACCTCAAAAACGCCATTGCCAGCTACATCCGCTCGCTGTCCTCTCTGGATTCCCGCCTCGACCGGCATTTCCGGCGTTCGGAGAACCTGCTGACTGCCCAGGAAAAATCGGGTTTTAACCTCTTTATGGGGAAGGCCAAATGCGCTACCTGCCATTTCTTTCCGCTATTCAATGGTACCGTGCCGCCTGCTTACCTCGAAACCGAAAGCGAAGTGCTGGGAACGCCCGCAACGGCCGAGGGCAAGGCTGTCGATCCCGATCTGGGCAAATTTATGCTTACCAAACGCGAACCGCACCGCTACGCATTCAAAACGCCGACTGTCCGCCACGTTGCCCTCACAGCGCCCTATATGCACAACGGGGTTTTCCGGACATTGGAAGAAGTGGTCGATTTTTACGACCGTGGCGGGGGAAACGGCCTGGGTTTCAATCTCGAAAACCAGACATTGCCCTTTGATAAGCTCAACTTGTCGGATTCCGAGAAAAAGGCGTTGATCGCATTTATGAAAATTTTGTGA